Proteins encoded together in one Candidatus Nitrosocaldus cavascurensis window:
- a CDS encoding anthranilate synthase component I family protein: MDTFGVTDTINVKRVNTALPPFDIFRFIHGSYENAFLLESLTGPREMAEVSIIGFEPYARVYSDMSRLYIDHLNGSKESYKLEEVDTLAYLRSILPKVKDKRFRYAGGAVGYVCYDAIRYWERLESRMLHGYPHMEFCIYKDGMVFDHINRSVYYFCIGDAREHMDLLRYLDAGGGSSATAAVVDANEYDDGQGFSSSKPIRNMSKERFISMVERAKEYIYSGDIYQVVLSKRFEFRVKGHPIPFYSMLRSINPSPYMYYLKVGERCIVGSSPEMLVRVTGNLVETFPIAGTRRIVEGDEQENTRLRDEMLRDEKELAEHTMLVDLARNDLGRVCRWGTVKVDELMVVKRFSHVQHMVSHVTGMLRDDCDAYEAFRAVFPAGTVSGAPKVRAMEIIDELEPTARGPYAGAVGYFSSNGNCDFAIAIRSMFISNGRAYVQSGAGIVADSRAENEWAETEHKANALLEALRRVNAV, translated from the coding sequence GTGGATACCTTTGGAGTAACTGATACTATAAATGTGAAGAGAGTAAATACCGCCCTTCCTCCATTCGATATCTTCAGATTCATACATGGCTCATATGAGAATGCATTCCTATTAGAGTCACTCACTGGACCTAGGGAGATGGCAGAGGTCTCCATAATAGGTTTTGAGCCATATGCAAGGGTATACTCTGATATGTCTAGACTCTACATAGACCATCTTAATGGTAGTAAGGAGTCTTACAAGCTTGAGGAGGTAGATACACTAGCATACTTGAGGAGTATTCTACCAAAGGTTAAGGATAAAAGGTTCAGGTATGCTGGTGGTGCTGTAGGTTATGTATGCTATGATGCTATAAGGTACTGGGAGAGGCTAGAATCTAGAATGCTTCACGGCTATCCACATATGGAGTTCTGCATATACAAGGATGGCATGGTATTTGATCATATAAACAGGAGCGTTTACTACTTCTGCATAGGTGATGCAAGAGAGCATATGGATCTGCTAAGGTATCTTGATGCTGGAGGAGGCTCTTCTGCTACTGCTGCTGTTGTTGATGCTAATGAGTATGATGATGGGCAGGGGTTTAGTAGCAGCAAGCCTATAAGGAACATGAGTAAAGAGAGGTTCATTAGCATGGTTGAGAGGGCAAAGGAGTACATCTACTCTGGCGACATATACCAAGTTGTGCTCTCAAAGAGGTTTGAGTTCAGGGTTAAAGGTCATCCCATACCATTCTACTCCATGCTTAGGAGCATAAACCCTTCACCGTACATGTACTACCTTAAGGTTGGGGAGAGGTGCATAGTAGGCTCAAGTCCAGAGATGCTTGTTAGGGTTACTGGCAATCTTGTAGAGACATTCCCAATAGCAGGTACAAGGAGGATAGTTGAAGGGGATGAGCAAGAGAATACAAGGCTTAGGGATGAGATGCTTAGGGATGAGAAGGAGTTGGCTGAACATACCATGCTTGTTGACCTAGCAAGGAACGATCTTGGCAGGGTGTGTAGATGGGGTACTGTTAAGGTTGATGAGTTGATGGTTGTGAAGAGGTTCAGCCATGTTCAGCATATGGTAAGTCATGTTACAGGTATGCTAAGGGATGATTGCGATGCTTATGAGGCATTCAGAGCAGTATTCCCTGCTGGTACTGTATCTGGTGCACCAAAGGTTAGAGCAATGGAGATAATAGATGAGCTTGAGCCTACAGCAAGGGGACCTTATGCTGGAGCAGTGGGCTACTTCTCATCTAATGGTAACTGTGACTTTGCTATAGCAATAAGATCTATGTTCATAAGTAATGGACGTGCGTATGTTCAGTCTGGAGCAGGGATAGTTGCTGACTCTAGGGCAGAGAATGAGTGGGCTGAGACTGAGCACAAGGCAAATGCACTGCTAGAAGCATTAAGGAGGGTTAATGCAGTATGA
- a CDS encoding hemerythrin domain-containing protein: MSATYELRRDHEVIMQVLNAMDTLRMLLRQGKDVPLEVIYDTIDFAKNFTDRCHHGKEEDVLFPALNAAGMPKDEGPIAVMLREHRQGREILAKIEDALTRHKQGSSSLDGVIAGIEEYIMLMQHHIFKENNILFNIADMLLSSKSNELNKGYERVEHEVMHDKHGHYKEMVESIVERIDAMK; this comes from the coding sequence ATGAGCGCTACATATGAGTTGAGGAGGGACCATGAGGTTATAATGCAGGTTCTTAATGCCATGGATACATTGAGGATGCTGCTCAGACAAGGCAAAGATGTGCCGTTGGAGGTTATCTATGATACCATAGACTTTGCTAAGAACTTCACAGATAGATGCCACCATGGCAAGGAGGAAGATGTACTCTTCCCAGCACTCAACGCTGCAGGTATGCCAAAGGATGAAGGGCCTATAGCAGTGATGCTTAGAGAACATAGGCAAGGTAGAGAGATATTGGCAAAGATAGAGGATGCACTTACAAGACATAAGCAAGGCTCATCATCTCTAGATGGAGTTATAGCAGGTATAGAGGAGTATATAATGCTCATGCAGCACCACATCTTCAAGGAGAATAACATACTCTTCAACATAGCAGATATGTTACTTTCAAGCAAGAGCAACGAACTTAACAAAGGCTATGAGAGGGTTGAGCATGAGGTCATGCATGATAAGCATGGACATTATAAGGAGATGGTAGAGAGCATAGTTGAGAGGATCGATGCGATGAAGTAA
- a CDS encoding transcription initiation factor IIB has translation MVVDRTLLSDKCPRCGKGPLVTDNATGEMFCGNCGYVVSERIEELGPEWRAFSKEEHEDRSRTGIPTSLAMHDMGLATVIGPIDKDASGKPLSTAIRSTIERLRTWDSRSQVHEPLDRNFRQAFSELDRLKDKLAVGESVIEKAAYIYRKALEKGLVRGRSISALVAAVLYAACRDTETPRTLKDIANASNIKKKDIARCYRLLIRELDLQMPVVDPIKCVSRIASKAGLSEKTKRTAIEILKRAEEAKISAGKDPMGLAAAALYVACVMHGENKTQKDVAEAAGVTEVTIRNRYKGLKLALKL, from the coding sequence ATGGTGGTAGATAGAACACTGTTATCAGATAAGTGCCCAAGGTGTGGAAAGGGACCATTGGTTACAGATAATGCAACAGGTGAGATGTTCTGTGGTAACTGTGGGTATGTTGTATCTGAGCGTATAGAGGAGTTAGGCCCTGAGTGGAGGGCATTCAGCAAGGAGGAGCATGAGGATAGGAGTAGAACAGGTATACCAACTAGCCTAGCAATGCATGATATGGGCTTAGCAACTGTTATAGGCCCAATAGACAAGGATGCCTCTGGCAAGCCATTATCAACTGCAATAAGGAGCACTATAGAGAGGTTAAGGACATGGGATAGTAGGAGCCAAGTGCATGAGCCATTGGATAGGAACTTCAGGCAGGCATTCTCAGAACTTGATAGGTTAAAGGATAAGCTTGCTGTTGGTGAAAGCGTAATAGAAAAGGCTGCATACATATACAGGAAGGCATTAGAGAAAGGGTTAGTTAGGGGAAGGAGCATATCTGCACTTGTAGCAGCAGTACTCTATGCTGCATGTAGGGATACTGAGACCCCTAGAACCTTGAAGGATATAGCAAATGCAAGCAACATAAAGAAGAAGGATATAGCAAGATGCTATAGGTTGCTTATAAGGGAGTTGGATCTGCAGATGCCTGTAGTAGATCCTATCAAGTGTGTTAGCAGGATAGCAAGCAAGGCAGGGTTATCTGAGAAGACAAAGAGAACTGCTATAGAGATACTGAAGAGGGCTGAAGAAGCAAAGATATCTGCAGGGAAGGACCCAATGGGTTTAGCAGCAGCAGCACTATACGTAGCATGTGTCATGCATGGAGAGAATAAGACACAGAAGGATGTTGCTGAAGCAGCAGGGGTTACAGAGGTAACTATAAGGAATAGGTACAAGGGTCTAAAGCTGGCCCTTAAGCTCTAA
- a CDS encoding dCTP deaminase domain-containing protein → MAVIGKDELTRLIERYKCIHPFNPMLLDGDGYILTVKDDVTLNYLEHKNVISYEVVFTPPNYVAHLTAKSRYGRLGLSFLNAAKVHSGFVGRIVLEVVNLNNERKPITIRHGDPFMHIEFIERIGKPSPYEGEYQFQYMSDEEVSIYLSVLKEFGSAFNLERLERIAARRVMQTSE, encoded by the coding sequence ATGGCAGTGATAGGCAAGGATGAACTAACAAGGCTGATAGAGCGATACAAGTGTATACACCCATTCAACCCCATGTTACTTGATGGGGATGGTTACATACTTACAGTTAAGGATGATGTTACACTAAACTACCTAGAGCATAAGAACGTCATCTCTTACGAGGTTGTATTCACACCACCAAACTACGTAGCGCACCTTACAGCAAAGAGCAGATATGGTAGGCTTGGCTTATCATTCCTTAATGCAGCAAAGGTCCATAGTGGTTTTGTAGGAAGGATAGTGCTTGAGGTAGTTAACCTTAACAATGAAAGGAAGCCAATAACGATAAGGCATGGTGATCCATTCATGCATATAGAGTTCATAGAGCGTATAGGCAAGCCTAGTCCATATGAGGGAGAGTACCAATTCCAGTACATGAGTGATGAGGAGGTTAGCATCTACCTATCAGTGCTCAAGGAGTTTGGCTCTGCATTCAACCTTGAGAGGCTTGAGAGGATAGCAGCAAGGAGGGTAATGCAGACAAGTGAGTAG
- a CDS encoding CPBP family intramembrane glutamic endopeptidase: MQEDRRSNSRHNKSDGVGISIAWRVLLFIHAALTLLISAMMIASYPLGAYLVFHTSMGSGYREPLDGFYMLVPLPIQIQASISIGDLFILLWCTYLLLFTLLLLSPKNMLSAILRLVRKGDDGYSSSSSNNSINSSSNYLITTIAWFSILVASSIAIDLLQNMLGIEMGSIEYEDRLKHFVDATTAPLREELGFRMILIGVPAYLFLARQGSTLLNVLWRPYEHLSRHGKSIHLLIVASALLFGLAHVLFSTGWSYGKVTQATLGGIILGWLYYRYGLHAAVIAHWAANYLPLTYLFAGDAFGSDAMLNMLELVLVSNGIVAISLRLRAYFKSQ, encoded by the coding sequence ATGCAAGAGGATAGAAGGAGCAATAGCAGGCATAACAAGAGCGATGGAGTTGGCATATCCATAGCATGGAGGGTACTGCTATTCATCCATGCTGCCTTAACTCTGCTTATATCAGCCATGATGATTGCATCCTATCCATTGGGGGCATACCTTGTATTCCATACAAGCATGGGCTCAGGGTATAGGGAACCTCTGGATGGGTTCTACATGCTAGTACCATTACCAATTCAGATTCAGGCTAGCATAAGCATTGGGGATCTATTCATACTGCTCTGGTGCACATATCTACTGCTCTTCACACTACTCCTGCTCTCACCAAAGAATATGCTTAGTGCTATACTAAGGTTGGTACGCAAAGGAGATGATGGTTATAGCAGTAGTAGCAGTAACAACAGCATCAATAGTAGTAGCAACTATCTAATAACAACGATAGCATGGTTCTCCATACTAGTTGCATCATCCATAGCAATAGATCTACTACAGAATATGCTTGGTATAGAGATGGGCTCTATTGAGTATGAGGATAGGCTTAAGCACTTCGTTGATGCAACAACTGCACCACTAAGGGAGGAGTTGGGCTTCAGAATGATACTCATAGGAGTTCCAGCATACCTCTTCCTAGCAAGGCAAGGCTCTACACTTCTAAACGTACTATGGAGACCATATGAGCATCTTAGTAGGCATGGTAAGAGCATCCATCTACTCATAGTTGCAAGTGCTTTGCTATTTGGGTTAGCACATGTACTCTTCAGTACTGGCTGGAGTTACGGCAAGGTTACACAGGCTACACTTGGAGGCATAATACTTGGATGGTTATACTACAGGTATGGATTACATGCAGCAGTTATAGCACACTGGGCAGCAAACTACCTTCCTCTAACCTACCTATTTGCTGGAGATGCATTTGGCTCAGATGCCATGCTCAACATGCTGGAGTTGGTACTTGTATCCAATGGTATAGTTGCTATCTCGCTTAGGTTGAGAGCATACTTTAAGAGCCAATAA
- the yciH gene encoding stress response translation initiation inhibitor YciH, translating into MSVICKRCGLPQDLCACGELEKEESKIVVRLEKRRFNKDITMIEGIGDLGDIDKIVKHLKSRLACGGTAKDGYVMLQGDHREQVKKYLIELGFNESSIEVR; encoded by the coding sequence ATGTCTGTTATATGTAAGAGATGTGGACTTCCACAGGATCTGTGTGCCTGTGGAGAGTTGGAGAAGGAAGAGAGCAAGATAGTGGTAAGGTTGGAGAAGAGGAGGTTCAACAAGGATATAACGATGATAGAGGGTATAGGCGATCTAGGCGATATAGATAAGATAGTGAAGCATCTTAAGAGCAGGTTGGCGTGTGGGGGGACAGCAAAGGATGGTTATGTTATGCTCCAAGGAGACCATAGGGAGCAGGTTAAGAAGTATCTTATTGAACTAGGGTTCAACGAGTCCTCTATAGAAGTTAGATAA
- a CDS encoding Sjogren's syndrome/scleroderma autoantigen 1 family protein, translating to MGEWRGYLLSKDSMKAAAEMLRKGGTLVKEACSKCRGVQVKYSGRLICINCGSETVLEEARTGSLQDLRSVIIAKVNSTARMLEQENDIARQMEIARLLLYYLEILAKVSEEKGKEEREEEEEGKRGERKEVKEREEKEEE from the coding sequence TTGGGTGAGTGGAGAGGATACCTGTTGAGCAAGGATAGCATGAAGGCAGCTGCAGAGATGCTAAGGAAGGGAGGTACCCTTGTTAAGGAGGCTTGCAGCAAGTGTAGAGGTGTGCAGGTGAAGTACTCTGGCAGGTTGATATGCATAAACTGTGGTAGTGAGACTGTGCTTGAAGAGGCTAGGACAGGGTCATTACAGGATCTAAGGAGTGTTATAATAGCAAAGGTTAACAGTACAGCAAGGATGCTTGAGCAAGAGAATGATATAGCAAGGCAGATGGAGATTGCAAGGCTACTCCTCTACTACCTTGAGATACTTGCAAAAGTAAGCGAAGAGAAGGGCAAGGAGGAGAGGGAGGAGGAAGAGGAAGGGAAGAGAGGAGAAAGGAAGGAGGTTAAGGAGAGGGAGGAGAAGGAGGAAGAATAG
- a CDS encoding preprotein translocase subunit Sec61beta — MSVRKSKKGAPLPASSAGLLRFFEDETKGIKVRPEIVFAVASGLIGISILIKILFPI; from the coding sequence ATGAGTGTTAGGAAGAGTAAGAAGGGTGCACCACTACCAGCATCCAGTGCTGGGCTCTTAAGGTTCTTCGAGGATGAGACTAAAGGCATAAAGGTTAGGCCAGAGATAGTCTTTGCTGTAGCATCAGGGCTTATAGGCATATCCATACTCATAAAGATCCTCTTCCCAATATAG
- a CDS encoding DUF2070 family protein codes for MDSVSRIHRRFSLTLINPSSHKTSLLISLACISVIAYTVDADLLLIPIALGIALLLFRIDYLLLKDHPVAKLSKVYHTNAFAFMLWLAVLILSILLVAMLGNHDTLLIEGMVFAVALRLCIFTSVFGSSLKRSALIAPITPMAMLLLLLPYDAIIQMLDTPTLATSMAVIGIAVVWCIMADRSGRPRVESTFRLLQAYLLAWTERDARLMESIMASKAEQSTVSTKILAFRREHDDAHAIGRSSKSDSMYDMLMLPDVHPGPFYPVGGSNLPYDIHARYTATVAVMHGISDHSSNLPSRDEVERFIDSLAEYSIVEQGSTCTASVEVQVNNARVTGIAFGRVALLLLSSARGMDDLPKSIRDEVEHYAFEHGFKDLLIVDAHNCMGDDLSSEEINDMIDACKRTLNALTEMGQHRFRVGVARAWHESDDIGPAGMSAIAVLIVDGSSNSNSNSSSNGSSSNHNGLLILWVDANNAVKGLSAYLEQSIRREVVASNNSNLYVMLCTSDTHYTSGKARNRMGYFPLGSVTNRDELRSMLVSLSKDALASATDAVYEARVSRTLVKIMGDEQFSNYSYALDRAMSITKASITASILVFIVMMLSTFLTF; via the coding sequence ATGGATTCTGTAAGCAGAATACATAGGAGGTTCTCACTCACACTAATCAACCCCTCATCGCATAAAACCTCCCTTCTCATATCATTAGCATGCATAAGTGTAATAGCATACACCGTTGATGCAGATCTCCTACTCATCCCTATAGCGCTGGGCATAGCATTACTCCTCTTCAGGATAGATTACCTACTCCTCAAAGATCATCCAGTTGCAAAGTTGAGCAAGGTTTATCATACAAATGCATTTGCATTCATGCTCTGGCTTGCAGTCCTAATACTAAGCATACTTCTTGTTGCAATGCTTGGTAATCATGATACCCTTCTAATTGAGGGTATGGTATTTGCAGTAGCACTTAGATTATGCATATTCACATCAGTATTTGGCTCATCGCTAAAGAGATCAGCGCTTATAGCACCAATAACCCCTATGGCAATGCTACTCCTGCTCCTGCCATATGATGCTATCATTCAGATGTTGGATACTCCAACCCTAGCAACAAGCATGGCAGTTATAGGCATAGCAGTTGTATGGTGTATTATGGCAGATAGGAGTGGGAGGCCAAGGGTTGAGAGTACGTTCAGGTTACTTCAGGCTTACCTACTTGCCTGGACTGAGAGAGATGCTAGGCTCATGGAGTCTATAATGGCTAGCAAGGCAGAGCAGTCAACTGTGAGCACAAAGATACTTGCATTCAGGAGGGAGCATGATGATGCTCATGCCATTGGTAGATCATCCAAATCAGACTCTATGTATGATATGCTCATGCTACCAGATGTCCATCCTGGTCCGTTCTACCCAGTTGGAGGTAGCAATCTCCCCTACGATATACATGCTAGATACACTGCTACAGTTGCAGTTATGCATGGTATATCTGATCACTCATCAAACCTACCATCTAGAGATGAGGTGGAGAGGTTCATTGACTCACTTGCAGAGTATAGTATAGTTGAGCAAGGCAGTACATGCACAGCATCTGTAGAGGTTCAGGTAAATAATGCAAGGGTAACAGGGATAGCGTTTGGTAGGGTAGCGTTATTGCTACTCTCATCAGCAAGAGGCATGGATGATCTACCTAAGAGCATTAGGGATGAGGTTGAGCATTACGCATTTGAGCATGGATTCAAGGATCTGCTCATAGTTGATGCTCATAACTGCATGGGAGATGATTTGAGTAGTGAGGAGATCAATGATATGATAGATGCATGTAAGAGAACTTTAAATGCATTAACGGAAATGGGACAGCATAGGTTCAGGGTTGGTGTAGCAAGGGCATGGCATGAGAGCGATGATATTGGTCCTGCTGGCATGAGCGCTATTGCAGTGCTTATTGTTGATGGTAGTAGCAATAGCAATAGTAATAGCAGCAGTAATGGTAGTAGCAGTAATCATAACGGTTTGCTTATACTATGGGTTGATGCAAACAATGCTGTTAAGGGTTTGAGTGCATATCTAGAGCAGAGCATAAGAAGAGAAGTAGTAGCATCAAACAACTCTAACTTGTATGTGATGCTATGTACATCAGATACCCATTACACATCTGGCAAGGCAAGGAACAGGATGGGCTACTTCCCCCTTGGTAGTGTAACCAATAGAGATGAACTAAGATCAATGCTGGTTAGTTTAAGCAAGGATGCGCTAGCATCTGCAACAGATGCAGTGTATGAAGCAAGAGTATCTAGAACGTTAGTAAAGATAATGGGAGATGAGCAGTTCAGTAACTACTCGTATGCATTAGATAGAGCAATGAGTATAACTAAGGCATCTATAACTGCTAGCATTCTGGTATTCATTGTGATGATGCTCTCAACGTTCCTAACCTTCTAA
- a CDS encoding winged helix-turn-helix domain-containing protein, translating into MGISRLLLLRIIPYMDGLISMDELSSQTGISISVCNAMLNELVSNGIGSMEGEGYVRFTHMDKINAVVLAMRLNASMDEVARVLHWKDFEMLAAEILEANGYSTARNVRVRARLGLVRGSRTMMEVDVVGLKYVDYRNTALLIDCKHWHYISTSELARVCEKQVIRARAFIAERMDVDDAIPAVVVLNDTPSLIDGVPIVPITRFREFLNELYSIIDDLNVVRRLELEG; encoded by the coding sequence ATGGGTATAAGCAGGTTACTCTTACTCAGAATTATACCATACATGGATGGACTAATCAGCATGGATGAACTATCATCACAAACAGGTATAAGCATAAGCGTATGTAATGCTATGCTTAATGAACTTGTAAGCAATGGTATAGGTAGCATGGAGGGTGAAGGATACGTTAGATTCACACATATGGATAAGATAAATGCTGTAGTACTTGCAATGAGGCTTAATGCTAGCATGGATGAGGTAGCAAGGGTGCTACACTGGAAGGACTTTGAGATGCTTGCAGCAGAGATACTTGAGGCTAATGGCTACTCTACAGCAAGGAATGTAAGGGTTAGAGCAAGGCTAGGACTAGTGAGAGGTTCTAGAACCATGATGGAGGTTGATGTTGTTGGTTTAAAGTATGTTGATTACAGGAATACAGCATTATTGATTGACTGTAAGCATTGGCATTACATAAGTACATCAGAACTTGCAAGGGTTTGTGAGAAGCAGGTTATCAGAGCAAGGGCATTCATTGCTGAGAGAATGGATGTTGATGATGCTATACCAGCGGTAGTTGTACTTAACGATACTCCATCCTTAATTGATGGTGTACCTATAGTTCCAATAACAAGGTTTAGAGAGTTCCTGAACGAACTCTACTCCATCATAGATGACTTGAATGTGGTTAGGAGGTTGGAGTTAGAAGGTTAG